DNA sequence from the Pungitius pungitius chromosome 16, fPunPun2.1, whole genome shotgun sequence genome:
TATTACATGCTCTGTATGATTAATGTTTagttaagaaaaaacacaaacttttctgggtttttttcagATACGAGTGTTTCAAAGAAGAGAACAGAGTGGGTTTATTACCTATCACGTTACTGTTAATCTTCAGTGTCTCAGTCACTGTGGTGAGTACCCACTTCCACTTTGTGACATTGGTGATCTTTTTGTTCTCACCACAATGAAAACGAAGCATGTTCATAATCATAACCTCTTGAGTagctcctgtgtttgtgttggcagGTGTACCTGCAGTGGAAGGAGCCGGTCTTCCACCAGGTGAGGGTGTGCCCTTCGTCACGCTCAACTGGCTACGATTGCTCGGTGTTTGCTATGAGGGCTCAGTGTGCCTCCAGTCACACTTTAATTTGTGTAAACATATTGGGCTTACCAACAAAGCACCTAAACTGCTTGTATACAATTCAATTGAATATGCTAACTAATGCAACATCTcacattttttactgtttatgtAGCATTCGCTATGTTCCAAACTCAATGCTGAATCCTGTGGGATCATAACAGGGAACACTGGACCTTGTGAAAGAGCATCTTATATTCTTATCTTTGCTTTCTTTGTGCTCATACGAGCGTGCTGAGTTGGGATAACAGAGGGAATGACCAGCGTGGACATGAGGAATGCACCTTGGTGTCAATGAGTGCTTTCAAAGCCACGAGTCCTGCCCCATGCGTCTTATACTGAACTTCTTAATTCGGAGATACAGAAAGGAGAGTCTCTTGTTACAACAGGAGGCAGCAGAATTAAGGGACCTAGCACTGTTCATGGCATGTCACCAAAGGATCATACTCTTTGAAATAATGAATAGTTCCATATGAAAAACGTGGCAATGGAGACGCGCCATTATTTAACAAAGTTGTAATTATTGTGTTGTATAAAATCATACAAAATAGTTGCTGAAATAGTTGCCATTAGTGAAAGACCTCAGCCTGGATAAGAACAGACAACAAGTCTGGATGTAAATGTTCAGTCTcaaggtgtgtatgtgttgctTCATAGCAGCAGCAAAGTGTGACAAAGCTCACTCCGGTTTCCCTTTAGAACCGACTTTGTTTATTGATCATACAACTCAATGGGGTTTGAGAAGTGTTTGGTTTTCAGTAGATAGAATAATGAATGCATGTAGCATTTAGGTTGACTTTGCTAATTTAAGTGGATTTGTGGAATGTAACAAGCCACTcatgtacacgtgtgtgtgtttacttcaATCAAACCAGCTCTACTTGTCACCTCTCATTTCACACAGTGACTTAGTTCACAGCTCAATCAAGTGATGCTTTCTTCCATCCCGTAATCATTATCAGGATTATTAAACCTGAATAAAGTTCCATAATATAAGAGAATAGTTCAATTCATGTTTACTATACAATGACTTAAAGCCCACAAAACTAAAGAAGTGGTTTTGACTCGATGGTTGTTGAACCCAAAGAAAGTGTTGGATGTTTGAACATTTGCTTTTTATCTTCTAGGTCATGTATGGCGCTCTCGTGGCTTGCCTAGTAATGCGATCTGTCTTCATTGTTACATGGTAAGTTTAAAAGGACATTACCATATCAAAGAAATGCATGCTCATTGAGCATGCATTTTAGGATTTTAGGATCATACGTTTAAAACGACATCTTGCTCAAGGTGTTTTCCTCTGTTTCCCTCTTAGGATGTACCCATGGCTCCGGCCACTGTGTTACACCTCCTTAGGAGTCTTCCTGTTAGGGTTCCTACTGTGGAACATTGACAACATCTTCTGTGACACATTAAGGTGAGTATCTGCATTAGAAAAACACCTTCAGTCTTGTTATTATGTATTGACATGCTTGATTGTGAGATTCTGAGTTGGTCATCATCCATTTAAGCAGTGGTGTGGAAAATGTTCTGTGATATTAACCTTTATGTCACATCTTAAGAAAAATCTCCTCAAGGACAAGTCAGGCAGCTCAAAGTGGCATCAGCTTGTCTACATAACATGTGTACATGCAGggttgtgttttcattcacattGCAAAAGAAGTGGTTGAGTGTGGACTTCCTTTGGTCTTTTAGAACCAGTAGGCAGATGCTTCCCTCTGGTGTTGGAGTAGTGACCCAGTTCCATGCTTGGTGGCACATCTTCACAGGCCTCGGGTCCTACTTGCACATCATTCTCAGGTGAGATTGTGTTTCAGCAACAGGAGAGAGCTGTAGTGACTATCATGCCCGGCTGTGGAATGATGTTTTCAGGTTGTCTGTCCGACAATTCTCATGAATGTTACTTCAAACGTGTCTCTACTTTATCCGTCTTGGGATTCTAGACGGGACTAGGATAGAATTATGAAGGGATGACAAACGGACTGGTTTTTGGAGGAATACAACTGTAATGTGGATGTAGTGAGACGTGCTCATTGGTTTTCAAATTGAATGTTGATCTTCTTTTAGCCTCCAGATCAGGTCAACCTACCTCAAGCACAGACCAAATGTAAAGGTATGTCCAGCACTCAGCCGTTCTCTACCCTGCACCTTTGAtttaaatgcattcattcatttgtgtatGGATTCCTACATGAACTTCCCTCTCTTATCCATGTCCAGTTCCTTTGTGGAGTTTGGCCCACGCTGCACATTGACCCACAGAAGACAAGTTGAATTGACGGGCTAGGGACCGATTGAAGACCGGTGACTGTTACACCCAGACACCATCAGTACAGGGACCTG
Encoded proteins:
- the acer3 gene encoding alkaline ceramidase 3 isoform X2, which encodes MILPPIYGAVQTFRDGLEFRYICSFLGLAAVGVGSWCFHMTLIYEMQLLDELPMIYSTCVFVYCLYECFKEENRVGLLPITLLLIFSVSVTVVYLQWKEPVFHQVMYGALVACLVMRSVFIVTWMYPWLRPLCYTSLGVFLLGFLLWNIDNIFCDTLRTSRQMLPSGVGVVTQFHAWWHIFTGLGSYLHIILSLQIRSTYLKHRPNVKFLCGVWPTLHIDPQKTS
- the acer3 gene encoding alkaline ceramidase 3 isoform X1 — protein: MAPSADRQGYWGRPTSTLDWCEENYVASFHIAEFWNTVSNLIMILPPIYGAVQTFRDGLEFRYICSFLGLAAVGVGSWCFHMTLIYEMQLLDELPMIYSTCVFVYCLYECFKEENRVGLLPITLLLIFSVSVTVVYLQWKEPVFHQVMYGALVACLVMRSVFIVTWMYPWLRPLCYTSLGVFLLGFLLWNIDNIFCDTLRTSRQMLPSGVGVVTQFHAWWHIFTGLGSYLHIILSLQIRSTYLKHRPNVKFLCGVWPTLHIDPQKTS